One genomic window of alpha proteobacterium U9-1i includes the following:
- a CDS encoding cytochrome c peroxidase has product MKHGFFAVALVLIGAAGPSAPPLLLREQAWTASGANLAHTLTHHQSECLARRDQQIEIGRALFRSPALLGGPAARAGLSCHACHSNGGMNTAFLLPELTDRPGHADVTSEWASATLGDGVSNPIAIPDLAGASGKSSFGRLQVASLEQFTRNVIEQEFQGETPPAQAFDGVLSYMRALRLSACPAEAESAITLASAADDVRRAINAAREADAPTRSLLLLSAQDAVGRIVERLPAARFRRERSRLEGLARDAGAARDASDPIAALETTAWSTRFDAVIAQLARDERRTYFNEPTLARALHN; this is encoded by the coding sequence TTGAAGCACGGGTTTTTTGCGGTAGCACTTGTTCTGATCGGCGCGGCGGGGCCGAGTGCGCCGCCGCTCCTATTGCGCGAACAAGCCTGGACTGCCTCGGGCGCCAACCTCGCCCACACGCTGACGCACCATCAAAGCGAATGTCTTGCGCGCCGGGATCAGCAGATTGAGATCGGCCGCGCCCTCTTCCGTTCACCAGCCTTGCTTGGCGGGCCTGCCGCGCGCGCCGGTCTCTCGTGCCACGCATGCCATTCGAACGGGGGCATGAACACGGCCTTCCTGCTGCCTGAGCTTACCGATCGGCCAGGACACGCCGATGTCACCTCGGAATGGGCGAGCGCTACATTGGGAGATGGCGTCTCCAACCCAATCGCTATTCCAGATCTCGCGGGCGCTTCCGGCAAATCGTCATTCGGCCGTTTGCAGGTTGCATCATTGGAGCAATTCACCCGCAATGTGATCGAGCAGGAATTCCAAGGCGAGACGCCACCGGCGCAGGCGTTTGACGGCGTCCTTTCCTACATGCGCGCGCTGCGCCTCAGCGCGTGCCCTGCCGAGGCGGAAAGCGCGATCACCCTTGCAAGTGCGGCCGATGACGTACGCCGCGCGATCAACGCCGCGCGCGAAGCGGACGCACCGACCCGCAGCTTGTTGCTGCTGTCGGCGCAGGACGCGGTCGGGCGCATCGTCGAGCGACTACCGGCAGCGCGGTTCCGTCGCGAGCGCAGTCGGCTTGAAGGACTAGCGCGCGACGCCGGCGCCGCACGCGACGCCTCCGATCCGATCGCCGCACTTGAAACGACCGCTTGGTCCACCCGCTTCGACGCCGTCATCGCGCAGCTCGCCCGAGATGAACGACGAACCTATTTCAATGAACCAACGCTGGCCCGCGCACTCCACAACTGA
- a CDS encoding tRNA dimethylallyltransferase — MTRVLLLMGPTASGKSALALALAEELGGEIVNADSMQVYGDLRVLTARPTTEDEARAPHHLYGRVDAAERYSVGRWLEDALAAIGAIRARGATPIVVGGTGLYFSALTRGLADIPAAEPELRADLQRRLEAEGAAALHARLAVVDSETAARLQPNDAPRILRALEVWETTGRSIGAHHQKTTPPLARDEWTGLLLSPPRASLYAAINSRFDAMLRAGALEEVRALAARRLDSQLPAMKAHGAPALMAHLRDELGLPDAAEIARRDTRRYAKRQFTWMAGQMADWPHIPSVAPEERMKLAKNLLSEQKITD, encoded by the coding sequence ATGACACGCGTTCTTCTTCTCATGGGCCCCACAGCCAGCGGCAAATCGGCACTGGCCCTGGCGCTGGCCGAGGAGCTTGGAGGCGAAATCGTCAATGCGGATTCGATGCAAGTCTATGGCGACCTGCGCGTCCTAACGGCTCGTCCGACTACGGAAGATGAAGCGCGCGCGCCGCATCATTTGTACGGGCGCGTGGATGCGGCGGAGCGCTATTCCGTTGGCCGTTGGCTTGAGGATGCACTTGCCGCGATCGGCGCAATCCGCGCGCGCGGGGCGACCCCGATCGTCGTCGGCGGGACCGGGCTCTATTTCAGCGCACTCACCAGAGGTCTGGCGGACATTCCCGCCGCGGAGCCCGAATTGCGCGCCGATTTGCAACGCCGGCTGGAGGCGGAGGGCGCGGCGGCGCTGCACGCAAGGCTTGCCGTTGTCGATTCAGAAACGGCCGCACGACTGCAGCCCAATGATGCGCCGCGTATCTTGCGCGCATTGGAGGTGTGGGAAACCACGGGCCGCTCGATCGGCGCCCATCATCAGAAAACAACGCCACCGCTTGCGCGCGATGAATGGACGGGCCTTTTGCTCTCGCCGCCGCGCGCGTCGCTTTATGCCGCGATCAATTCACGCTTCGACGCGATGCTGAGGGCGGGTGCGCTGGAGGAGGTGCGTGCTCTTGCGGCGCGCCGACTCGACTCGCAGCTGCCGGCGATGAAAGCGCATGGTGCGCCCGCACTGATGGCCCATCTGCGCGACGAGCTGGGCCTGCCCGACGCGGCTGAAATCGCCCGACGCGATACGCGCCGTTACGCCAAACGCCAGTTCACCTGGATGGCCGGACAGATGGCTGACTGGCCGCATATTCCCTCAGTTGCGCCGGAAGAGAGAATGAAACTGGCCAAAAACCTATTGAGTGAGCAAAAAATTACCGACTAA
- a CDS encoding phosphoserine phosphatase has product MTAHALVFVANPDDKPAYREALLMLGRVALKRKLPPPDVLGGWESAEWIYDHVDTELREEAADAVAPFPVDWALTPVEGRRKKVLVADMDSTIINVECLDELADFAGLKTEIAAITERAMRGELEFESALRARVGMLKGLQLSALQRCFDERVQLNPGAEILVRTMAAHGARCALVSGGFTYFTSRVAALAGFHTDRANVLLDDGAVLTGLVQEPILGRAAKLEALRAEAAALGAHASDALAIGDGANDLDMIKAAGFGIAYRAKPVVAAEADAQIKYTSLETALYFQGYRKAEFAA; this is encoded by the coding sequence ATGACCGCCCACGCTCTCGTCTTCGTCGCCAATCCAGACGACAAGCCCGCCTATCGCGAGGCGCTTTTGATGCTTGGCCGGGTGGCGCTGAAGCGGAAGCTACCGCCGCCCGATGTGCTCGGCGGTTGGGAAAGCGCCGAATGGATTTATGACCACGTCGACACCGAATTGCGCGAGGAAGCCGCCGATGCAGTCGCGCCTTTCCCTGTGGATTGGGCGCTAACGCCCGTCGAAGGACGTCGGAAAAAGGTCCTCGTGGCAGACATGGATTCCACCATCATCAATGTCGAATGCCTCGACGAACTCGCGGACTTCGCTGGCCTGAAGACGGAAATCGCCGCCATCACCGAGCGCGCGATGCGCGGTGAACTGGAGTTTGAGTCGGCCCTTCGCGCACGTGTCGGGATGCTCAAAGGCTTGCAACTCAGCGCGCTGCAACGCTGCTTCGATGAGCGCGTGCAGCTCAATCCCGGCGCGGAGATACTTGTGCGGACGATGGCTGCCCACGGCGCGCGATGCGCGTTGGTATCCGGCGGGTTTACCTACTTCACGTCGCGCGTGGCGGCGTTGGCAGGCTTCCACACCGACCGCGCCAACGTTTTGCTCGACGATGGCGCCGTGCTCACAGGCCTGGTTCAAGAACCAATCCTCGGTCGCGCGGCCAAACTTGAGGCGCTTCGAGCCGAAGCGGCGGCGCTTGGCGCTCACGCGTCTGACGCGCTAGCTATCGGTGATGGTGCTAATGATTTGGACATGATCAAAGCTGCGGGTTTCGGCATTGCGTATCGCGCAAAGCCTGTCGTCGCGGCGGAAGCAGACGCCCAGATCAAATACACCTCGCTTGAAACGGCGCTCTATTTCCAAGGCTATCGCAAGGCGGAATTTGCGGCCTAA
- a CDS encoding htrA protease, whose amino-acid sequence MLRSFISAAAILLVASAPASAQARYPRDGYADLAERLSPAVVNIATSQRVQGVDDLPRFPRGSPMERFNEGLGEGGAQVTSLGSGFIISPDGVVVTNNHVIEAADAIEVIMLNGQRYDATVVGRDPATDVAVLRIETRTPMPYVNMGDSDSARVGDIVLAIGNPFGLGGSLSVGVVSARNRNIDAGRYDDFIQTDAAINRGNSGGPLFDLDGDVIGMNTAIVSPTGNSVGVGFATPTSIVRPVVDQLLRYGETRRGWLGVRLANLDRQAAQRAGYDGQAGAVVTRITPNGPAAAAGLRTGDVVLKFDGRDVPDSRSLTRMVGEAQVGARVAIEIVREGRRATIVATIQRLEEPDAAPRAQAGGEDIGPAPRRDDGGPRSGRIFGLALAELDASLREEFQIEPEVSGLVVLAADIGSANEGVLRPGDVIEAMAFRAVGTITDARAIAGEAAINERPIVIRINRNGGVTFRRLHARS is encoded by the coding sequence ATGCTTCGCTCGTTCATCTCCGCAGCCGCTATTCTCCTCGTTGCCAGCGCGCCGGCTTCGGCGCAGGCGCGCTATCCGCGCGATGGCTATGCCGATCTCGCCGAGAGGCTCTCGCCAGCAGTGGTGAACATCGCCACCAGTCAGCGTGTGCAGGGCGTGGACGATCTGCCGCGTTTTCCGCGCGGTTCGCCGATGGAGCGCTTCAACGAAGGCTTGGGCGAAGGCGGCGCGCAGGTCACCTCACTAGGGTCCGGATTTATCATAAGCCCGGACGGCGTGGTGGTGACGAATAATCACGTCATCGAAGCGGCCGATGCGATCGAAGTCATCATGCTGAACGGCCAGCGTTACGACGCGACGGTGGTGGGGCGCGATCCGGCCACCGACGTCGCAGTACTGCGCATCGAGACGCGCACACCGATGCCTTACGTCAATATGGGCGACAGCGACAGCGCGCGCGTCGGCGATATCGTGCTGGCCATCGGCAATCCGTTCGGGCTCGGCGGATCGCTCAGTGTCGGCGTCGTGTCGGCGCGCAATCGCAACATCGATGCTGGCCGATACGACGATTTCATCCAGACGGACGCGGCGATCAATCGAGGCAATTCTGGTGGGCCGCTGTTCGATTTGGACGGCGATGTCATCGGCATGAACACCGCGATCGTTTCACCCACCGGCAATTCCGTCGGCGTTGGTTTCGCGACGCCGACCTCGATCGTCCGGCCGGTCGTGGATCAGTTGCTCCGCTACGGCGAGACGCGGCGCGGCTGGCTCGGCGTGCGCCTCGCCAATCTCGACCGTCAGGCCGCGCAACGCGCAGGCTATGACGGTCAGGCTGGAGCGGTGGTCACACGCATTACGCCGAACGGCCCCGCGGCGGCGGCGGGCCTCCGCACGGGCGATGTCGTTCTCAAGTTTGATGGGCGCGACGTGCCGGATAGCCGCTCGCTCACGCGGATGGTTGGTGAAGCGCAGGTGGGCGCCCGCGTGGCGATCGAGATCGTGCGAGAGGGCCGGCGCGCTACTATTGTCGCAACGATCCAGCGGCTTGAAGAGCCGGACGCGGCCCCGCGCGCGCAAGCGGGCGGTGAAGATATTGGGCCAGCGCCGCGCCGCGACGATGGCGGTCCACGCAGCGGGCGGATATTCGGGCTCGCGTTGGCGGAACTCGACGCCAGTTTGCGCGAAGAATTCCAGATCGAACCGGAGGTCAGCGGGCTGGTTGTGCTCGCCGCCGACATCGGCAGCGCCAACGAAGGCGTATTGCGCCCTGGCGACGTAATTGAAGCCATGGCGTTCCGGGCTGTCGGCACCATTACGGACGCGCGCGCTATTGCCGGCGAAGCGGCGATCAACGAACGCCCCATCGTGATCCGAATCAATCGCAATGGCGGCGTGACGTTCCGGCGGCTGCACGCGCGCAGTTAG
- a CDS encoding hflC protein yields the protein MPLIIGGALLLLVLLMNTAFVVRQDQQAIVLRFGAYTRTINPTGTNQPGLQFKLPFVDSVIFYDKRNMGLTLEGQPIVASDQERLVVDAIVRWRIMDPRRFYQSAQSETLGASRLEQFTESAMRRALGSASSNDIISGRRAALMQAIEADLNASAATELGVQVVDVRIRQADLPEETRARVYERMISERQQVAGRIRAEGERDATIIRATAQQESERLRGEGDAERARIFAQAYGRDPEFAAFYRSMRAYETALANGTPIVVPPDSDFFRYMQRRRGQ from the coding sequence ATGCCCCTCATCATCGGCGGCGCCTTGTTGCTGCTCGTGCTGCTAATGAACACCGCGTTCGTCGTGCGTCAGGACCAGCAGGCCATCGTGCTTCGTTTCGGAGCCTACACGCGCACGATCAACCCGACAGGCACAAACCAGCCGGGCCTGCAATTTAAGCTGCCGTTTGTCGATAGCGTCATCTTCTACGACAAACGCAACATGGGCCTGACGCTGGAAGGCCAGCCGATCGTGGCGTCCGATCAAGAGCGCTTGGTCGTCGACGCAATCGTCCGCTGGCGCATTATGGATCCGCGCCGCTTCTACCAAAGTGCGCAGAGCGAGACTTTGGGCGCGTCGCGGCTCGAACAATTTACGGAATCCGCCATGCGGCGCGCGCTTGGTAGCGCCAGCTCGAATGACATCATCTCAGGGCGCCGCGCGGCTTTGATGCAGGCGATCGAGGCCGATTTGAACGCGTCGGCCGCCACGGAGCTCGGCGTGCAGGTGGTGGATGTGCGTATCCGCCAAGCCGATTTGCCGGAAGAGACCCGCGCGCGCGTTTATGAGCGCATGATCTCGGAACGCCAGCAGGTCGCTGGCCGCATCCGGGCGGAAGGTGAGCGCGACGCGACGATCATCCGCGCGACGGCCCAGCAGGAATCCGAACGCTTGCGCGGTGAAGGCGACGCCGAACGCGCCCGCATCTTTGCGCAAGCTTACGGCCGTGATCCGGAGTTCGCGGCGTTCTATCGTTCCATGCGCGCGTACGAGACCGCTTTGGCCAACGGCACGCCAATCGTGGTGCCGCCGGACAGCGACTTTTTCCGCTACATGCAGCGTCGTCGGGGCCAGTAG
- a CDS encoding hflK protein, whose amino-acid sequence MPWNDQSSGGGSKGPGGQGGGGQGGGPWGSGPRRPWGDPPRPSRGDQGPDLEDMIRRFRDRMGAGGSGGFGGGAGRRGVSAPLVAGILFVGWLLTGVYPVDEGEQAVITQLGRYNRTTGPGIHMHLPPPFEARQVINVTGQRTDEIGFIAQGDQQRDNPDESLMITGDRNIVEVHFRVYYNIVDVVDFAYNVRDPDNAVSVVAESAMREVIGRRQLEPIITTERAAVEQAVEDITQQVLDEYESGVRVLQVELLRAAAPQAVIEAFNDVVNAGSDAETATNNANREASRITNEAQAYRERSIREATGEAGRFAAVYNEYRQAPQVTRDRLYIETMERVFREGDTMILDQRGGAVPYLPLDGMNRRTRPQAQPQAQQQPQGAR is encoded by the coding sequence ATGCCTTGGAATGACCAATCGAGCGGCGGCGGCTCAAAAGGGCCTGGCGGCCAAGGTGGCGGCGGTCAGGGTGGCGGACCGTGGGGCAGTGGCCCGCGGCGCCCGTGGGGAGATCCGCCCCGGCCTTCGCGCGGCGATCAAGGGCCTGACCTCGAAGATATGATCCGCCGCTTTCGCGACCGAATGGGCGCGGGCGGCTCCGGCGGTTTTGGCGGCGGCGCCGGGCGTCGCGGTGTGTCCGCCCCGTTGGTGGCGGGCATCCTGTTTGTCGGCTGGCTGCTCACCGGGGTGTACCCGGTCGATGAGGGCGAACAGGCCGTCATCACCCAACTCGGCCGCTATAATCGTACGACCGGGCCTGGCATTCACATGCACTTGCCGCCGCCGTTTGAAGCGCGCCAGGTGATCAATGTCACCGGTCAGCGCACCGACGAGATCGGCTTCATAGCCCAAGGCGATCAGCAGCGTGACAACCCCGACGAAAGCTTGATGATCACCGGCGACCGCAACATCGTCGAAGTTCACTTCCGCGTTTACTACAACATCGTCGACGTTGTGGACTTTGCCTACAACGTGCGTGATCCGGATAACGCGGTGAGCGTCGTCGCCGAAAGCGCGATGCGCGAAGTGATTGGCCGGCGTCAATTGGAGCCGATCATCACCACCGAACGCGCCGCTGTCGAACAGGCGGTGGAAGACATCACGCAGCAGGTGCTGGACGAATACGAATCTGGCGTGCGTGTGTTGCAAGTCGAATTGCTGCGCGCCGCAGCGCCGCAAGCTGTAATCGAAGCGTTCAACGACGTTGTGAACGCCGGCTCGGACGCCGAGACAGCAACCAACAACGCCAACCGCGAAGCCTCGCGCATCACCAACGAAGCGCAGGCCTATCGTGAACGCTCGATCCGTGAAGCCACGGGTGAAGCGGGCCGCTTCGCCGCAGTTTACAATGAATATCGCCAAGCGCCGCAGGTGACGCGAGACCGACTTTACATAGAAACCATGGAGCGAGTGTTCCGCGAGGGCGACACGATGATCCTGGATCAGCGCGGCGGCGCTGTCCCGTATCTGCCGCTTGACGGCATGAACCGACGCACGCGCCCGCAGGCGCAGCCCCAAGCGCAACAACAACCGCAGGGAGCCCGCTGA
- a CDS encoding scaffold protein for [4Fe-4S] cluster assembly ApbC, with the protein MNNRLAVLKDALVARLDAINDPITGKGLFTSGRISGLEVGEGGKASFTIEAPAEAVERYIPLRDAAEAAARAERGVTSVIAVLTAHEAKPKTKGALAGVKHVIAVASAKGGVGKSTVAVNLACAFASLGLKTGLLDLDVYGPSAPTLLGVAGKKPHMRPDKKLDPLDAWGLKTMSIGYLVDADAAMIWRGAMATSAVRQMIDDVAWGELDVLLLDLPPGTGDVQLTLVQRVPLAGAIIVSTPQELALADVRRGLAMFDKTHAPILGIIENMAYFNDANGKRTHIFGEGGARRTAQAAGVPFLGEIPIDVHLRESADVGAPLVANASESATAARFREIAETALGNVARMNKPAPRIVVT; encoded by the coding sequence ATGAACAACCGGTTGGCGGTGCTCAAGGACGCGCTTGTCGCACGTCTTGATGCGATCAATGACCCCATCACCGGCAAGGGTTTGTTTACTTCAGGCCGCATTTCGGGGTTGGAGGTCGGGGAAGGCGGCAAGGCTTCGTTCACCATAGAAGCGCCCGCGGAGGCGGTTGAGCGCTACATTCCATTGCGCGACGCCGCCGAAGCGGCCGCGCGCGCCGAACGCGGCGTGACGAGCGTGATCGCGGTGCTTACGGCGCACGAAGCGAAGCCGAAAACCAAAGGCGCACTCGCGGGCGTTAAGCACGTCATAGCCGTGGCGAGCGCCAAAGGCGGCGTTGGCAAATCGACCGTCGCTGTAAACCTCGCCTGCGCATTCGCTTCGTTGGGTTTGAAAACGGGCCTGCTCGATCTCGACGTGTACGGCCCCTCCGCGCCGACTTTGCTCGGCGTCGCCGGCAAAAAGCCGCACATGCGCCCTGACAAGAAGCTCGACCCACTCGACGCGTGGGGGCTCAAAACCATGTCGATCGGCTACCTCGTGGACGCCGATGCAGCGATGATCTGGCGCGGCGCGATGGCGACCAGCGCGGTGCGACAGATGATCGATGACGTGGCCTGGGGCGAACTCGACGTATTGTTGCTTGATCTGCCGCCGGGCACTGGCGACGTGCAACTCACGTTGGTGCAACGCGTGCCGCTCGCCGGCGCCATCATCGTTTCGACGCCACAGGAATTGGCGCTCGCCGACGTGCGCAGAGGCCTCGCGATGTTCGACAAGACCCACGCGCCCATTCTCGGGATCATCGAGAACATGGCCTACTTCAACGACGCCAATGGCAAGCGCACGCACATCTTCGGCGAAGGCGGGGCGCGCCGCACCGCGCAAGCGGCCGGCGTTCCGTTCCTCGGCGAAATCCCGATCGACGTGCACTTGCGAGAAAGCGCCGACGTTGGCGCCCCGCTTGTGGCCAACGCGTCGGAGAGCGCCACCGCAGCGCGCTTCCGGGAAATCGCCGAAACCGCATTGGGCAACGTCGCGCGCATGAACAAGCCCGCGCCACGGATTGTTGTCACCTAA
- a CDS encoding sarcosine oxidase — protein MSITRRTILAASAAAACTPAPSTPTGYNSIVVGAGVFGAWTAEHLRRAGQRVLLVDQMGPANARASSGGESRMTRSGYGRDAIYTRMALDSLREWKALSERASLPIFHNTGVLIFFQEMVDYARDSIAVHRDLDLPLEEVDHAALTQRWPQINFAGVTFGLYEPDFGALMARRGVEETVAGFVAAGGEYRLAHAVPGATGHDVTLDGETAHADAIVYACGPWLPKVFPELLGQRIFVTRQEIAFIAPPDGSDEFEAGRLPGWADFNGGDLYYGFPNLEGRGFKIARDTHGVDFDPDTGDRRITEAGAALLRTFAERRFPALAGRPFTEFRVCQYENSSNGDFLIDRHPTLEGAYLLGGGSGHGFKHGPEVGRAMANLVLNVSQPDARFSLATKQTVHARTVL, from the coding sequence ATGAGCATCACACGCCGCACCATTCTCGCCGCTAGCGCCGCCGCTGCGTGCACGCCCGCGCCTTCAACACCAACCGGCTACAATTCCATCGTCGTCGGCGCCGGCGTGTTTGGCGCTTGGACAGCGGAGCATTTGCGTCGCGCCGGCCAGCGCGTGTTGCTGGTGGACCAGATGGGGCCCGCGAACGCGCGCGCCTCTTCCGGTGGCGAAAGCCGGATGACGCGATCCGGCTACGGACGCGACGCGATCTACACACGCATGGCGCTTGATTCACTGCGTGAGTGGAAGGCGCTCTCTGAACGCGCATCACTGCCGATCTTTCACAACACCGGCGTATTAATCTTCTTCCAAGAAATGGTCGACTACGCGCGCGACAGCATCGCCGTTCATCGCGATCTCGATCTACCGCTCGAAGAAGTCGATCACGCAGCACTCACGCAACGTTGGCCGCAGATTAATTTTGCCGGCGTGACGTTCGGCCTCTACGAACCGGATTTCGGCGCACTGATGGCGCGACGCGGCGTTGAAGAAACCGTCGCGGGCTTTGTCGCCGCCGGCGGAGAATATCGCTTGGCGCACGCCGTGCCTGGCGCAACAGGCCACGATGTCACGCTCGATGGCGAAACCGCCCATGCAGACGCCATCGTCTATGCGTGCGGACCGTGGCTGCCAAAGGTGTTCCCTGAATTGCTGGGTCAACGCATTTTCGTGACGCGCCAGGAGATCGCCTTCATCGCGCCGCCCGACGGTAGCGATGAATTCGAGGCTGGCCGCCTGCCGGGTTGGGCCGATTTCAACGGCGGCGATTTGTACTACGGCTTTCCCAACCTCGAAGGCCGCGGCTTCAAGATCGCGCGCGACACGCATGGCGTGGATTTCGACCCCGACACCGGCGACCGTCGCATCACCGAAGCGGGAGCGGCATTGCTTCGCACGTTTGCGGAACGTCGCTTCCCCGCGCTCGCGGGCCGCCCGTTCACGGAATTTCGGGTCTGCCAGTACGAGAACTCGTCCAACGGCGATTTCCTGATCGACCGGCACCCGACGCTTGAAGGCGCCTACCTGCTCGGCGGCGGTTCAGGTCATGGCTTCAAACACGGCCCCGAGGTCGGCCGCGCGATGGCGAACCTCGTCTTGAATGTCAGCCAACCTGACGCCCGCTTTTCGCTGGCGACAAAGCAGACCGTGCACGCGCGCACGGTGCTTTAG
- a CDS encoding putative cytochrome P450 hydroxylase yields the protein MIEMKLPAHIAETLVNPAAYASDALFGAYRWMRENNPLGVADVEGFDPFWVVTKHADILEISRNNALFPSAVRATTLTNQAGDARARAITGTPHLVRSLVQMDEPDHMKYRLLTQAWFTPQNVRKREEDIRVLAKAAVTEFAALPGRCDFVKDVALHYPLRVVMNILGVPPEDFPRMLRLTQELFGAQDPDTQRFQAALTNEQYLQLMLAVLQDFSTYFEAISADRRANPRDDLATLIANAAIDGNPLPPFEATGYYTIIATAGHDTTSSTTAAAMWALATVPGLLDRVRADTALIPALIEEAIRWATPVKTFMRSAAADTELRGRMLKQGDWLMLCYASGNRDADVFPNPDAFDVDRTPNRQLAFGNGAHLCLGQHLARLEMRILFEEMLPRLKSVRLDGAPRYTESWFVSGLKALPIQFELA from the coding sequence ATGATCGAGATGAAGCTCCCTGCTCATATTGCCGAAACCTTGGTCAATCCCGCCGCCTACGCGTCAGACGCGTTGTTTGGCGCCTATCGTTGGATGCGGGAGAACAATCCTCTGGGCGTCGCGGACGTCGAGGGCTTCGACCCGTTTTGGGTCGTCACCAAGCATGCCGACATTCTCGAGATCAGCCGCAACAACGCGCTGTTCCCGAGTGCGGTTAGAGCGACGACCTTGACCAACCAGGCGGGCGATGCACGGGCGCGCGCGATTACCGGTACGCCGCATTTGGTGCGATCGCTGGTTCAGATGGATGAACCGGATCATATGAAGTATCGCTTGCTGACGCAGGCGTGGTTCACGCCGCAGAATGTGAGGAAGCGCGAAGAAGACATCCGTGTATTGGCCAAGGCGGCGGTGACGGAGTTCGCCGCATTGCCGGGGCGATGCGATTTTGTGAAGGATGTCGCGCTTCATTATCCGCTACGTGTGGTCATGAACATCTTGGGCGTGCCGCCTGAGGATTTTCCCCGCATGTTGCGGTTGACCCAGGAATTGTTTGGCGCGCAGGATCCAGACACGCAACGCTTTCAGGCGGCGCTCACGAACGAGCAATATCTCCAGCTGATGTTGGCCGTTCTGCAGGATTTCTCGACCTACTTCGAAGCGATCAGCGCCGACCGGCGCGCCAATCCGCGTGATGATCTCGCGACCCTCATCGCTAATGCCGCCATTGACGGAAATCCGCTGCCGCCGTTCGAGGCGACGGGCTATTACACGATTATCGCCACCGCCGGACACGACACCACGTCGTCGACGACCGCCGCCGCGATGTGGGCGCTGGCCACTGTGCCTGGCTTGCTTGATCGCGTGCGTGCCGACACGGCGCTTATTCCCGCTCTTATAGAAGAGGCAATCCGATGGGCGACACCGGTGAAAACCTTCATGCGCTCGGCCGCGGCCGATACAGAGCTGCGCGGGCGAATGTTAAAGCAGGGCGATTGGCTGATGTTGTGCTATGCCTCCGGCAATCGCGACGCGGACGTTTTTCCAAATCCAGATGCATTCGACGTTGATCGCACTCCCAATCGCCAGCTCGCATTTGGCAACGGGGCGCACCTTTGCCTTGGTCAACATCTGGCGCGGCTTGAGATGCGCATCTTGTTCGAGGAAATGCTGCCGCGCTTGAAAAGCGTGCGCCTCGATGGCGCCCCGCGCTACACTGAGAGCTGGTTTGTGAGCGGCTTGAAGGCGCTGCCGATCCAGTTTGAGCTTGCCTAA